The Christiangramia flava JLT2011 genome has a segment encoding these proteins:
- the lptC gene encoding LPS export ABC transporter periplasmic protein LptC yields the protein MKQTYRNIISGIVTLIGVTMLFSCEGNLQQVRAFGMEGDAPQAIAEGINLKYTDSGRLVATLKGAKMYDYTNKSFPYREFPEGVQVEFFDENNKKSTVYANYGIIYDQTDLIDLQGDVKIVTADSTILEGDQLFWDQAKSWIFTDEPNTIWFPNGAVNRGSGFDSNQNFTNFRSRTNTGVQIIEEEKDE from the coding sequence ATGAAACAAACATATAGGAATATAATTTCAGGCATTGTCACGCTAATTGGCGTGACAATGCTTTTTTCATGTGAAGGGAATCTACAGCAGGTGCGAGCTTTCGGGATGGAAGGTGATGCGCCGCAAGCCATTGCAGAAGGGATTAATTTAAAGTATACTGATTCTGGCCGACTCGTTGCCACGCTGAAAGGGGCTAAAATGTATGATTATACCAATAAATCCTTTCCGTACCGCGAATTTCCCGAAGGTGTGCAGGTAGAATTTTTTGATGAGAACAATAAGAAAAGCACTGTTTACGCAAATTATGGAATCATTTACGATCAGACTGATCTCATCGACCTGCAGGGAGATGTGAAAATTGTTACGGCAGATAGCACTATCCTGGAAGGCGATCAGTTGTTCTGGGATCAGGCGAAGAGCTGGATCTTTACAGATGAACCCAACACCATATGGTTTCCCAATGGAGCCGTGAACCGCGGGAGTGGTTTTGATTCTAATCAGAATTTCACTAATTTCCGTTCAAGAACAAACACCGGAGTACAAATAATAGAAGAGGAAAAAGATGAGTAA